The following proteins come from a genomic window of Pyxidicoccus sp. MSG2:
- a CDS encoding sigma-54-dependent Fis family transcriptional regulator, which produces MAGGFELGLNELLSFEPGGGLIHFAGQRAVLMDPVALGLLRKELIDLVGMTAARGIFTRLGYAHGWRTAEALKTAVPWPDESVWRRAGGRLHTLQGQVRVERVERRPDEGPEPFAEAQWRDSYEAEQHLLHLGRADQPVCWSLTGFASGYMSFVNGKPIYGTELRCVGQGDAACHFVGRPAEEWSTECTEVLRFYETQCMEGVLAQVTDALKQAERKLRAKRQSLARAGVTEDPAGMVARSEAMLRVINLARRAAKVDSTVLVTGESGVGKERIARLIHDESTRAHKAFVAVNCAAVTESLLESELFGHARGAFTGATHDRAGLFEAAHGGTLFLDEVGEVPASMQAKLLRALQEKEVRRVGENTSRKVDVRVVAATNRELAEEVRLGRFRQDLYYRLRVIELKIPPLRERREDILPLARLLLAEASERLGRKVAGLAPEAADQLLRYGWPGNVRELGNAVERAVALCEGQRVEREDLPEEVRAAPPSLVPTGNPRRLEDMEKEYILAVLSQNGGNRARTAEQLDIGVATLYRKLKQYGHPEAAH; this is translated from the coding sequence GTGGCTGGCGGATTCGAGCTGGGCTTGAACGAGCTGTTGTCCTTCGAGCCGGGAGGCGGACTCATCCACTTCGCGGGGCAGCGTGCGGTGCTGATGGACCCGGTGGCGTTGGGGCTGTTGCGCAAGGAGCTCATCGACCTGGTGGGGATGACGGCGGCGCGAGGCATCTTCACGCGGCTGGGCTACGCGCACGGCTGGCGGACGGCGGAGGCGCTCAAGACGGCGGTGCCCTGGCCGGACGAGTCGGTGTGGCGCCGGGCCGGTGGCCGCCTGCACACCCTCCAGGGGCAGGTCCGCGTGGAGCGCGTGGAGCGCCGGCCCGACGAGGGCCCCGAGCCCTTCGCCGAGGCGCAGTGGCGCGACTCCTACGAGGCCGAGCAGCACCTGCTGCACCTGGGCCGGGCGGACCAGCCGGTGTGCTGGAGCCTCACCGGCTTCGCGTCCGGCTACATGAGCTTCGTCAACGGCAAGCCCATCTACGGTACGGAATTGCGCTGCGTGGGCCAGGGCGACGCGGCCTGCCACTTCGTCGGCCGCCCCGCCGAGGAGTGGAGCACCGAGTGCACCGAGGTGCTGCGCTTCTACGAGACGCAGTGCATGGAGGGCGTGCTGGCGCAGGTGACGGACGCGCTGAAGCAGGCCGAGCGCAAGCTGCGCGCGAAGCGCCAGTCGCTCGCGCGCGCGGGCGTGACGGAGGACCCGGCGGGCATGGTGGCGCGCTCGGAGGCCATGCTGCGGGTCATCAACCTGGCGCGCCGCGCGGCGAAGGTGGACTCCACGGTGCTCGTCACCGGCGAAAGCGGCGTGGGCAAGGAGCGCATCGCCCGCCTCATCCACGACGAGTCCACCCGCGCGCACAAGGCCTTCGTCGCCGTCAACTGCGCGGCCGTCACGGAGAGCCTGCTGGAGAGCGAGCTGTTCGGCCACGCGCGCGGCGCCTTCACCGGCGCCACGCATGACCGCGCCGGCCTCTTCGAGGCGGCCCACGGTGGCACCCTCTTCCTGGACGAGGTGGGCGAGGTGCCCGCGTCCATGCAGGCCAAGCTCCTGCGCGCGCTGCAGGAGAAGGAGGTGCGGCGCGTGGGGGAGAACACCAGCCGCAAGGTGGACGTGCGCGTGGTGGCCGCCACCAACCGGGAGCTCGCCGAGGAGGTGCGCCTGGGCCGCTTCCGCCAGGACCTCTACTACCGCCTGCGCGTCATCGAGCTGAAGATTCCCCCGCTGCGCGAGCGGCGCGAGGACATCCTCCCCCTGGCGCGGCTGCTGCTCGCCGAGGCGTCGGAGCGGCTGGGCCGCAAGGTGGCGGGCCTCGCCCCCGAGGCCGCGGATCAGCTCCTGCGCTACGGCTGGCCCGGCAACGTGCGTGAACTGGGCAACGCCGTGGAGCGCGCGGTGGCCCTGTGCGAGGGCCAGCGCGTGGAGCGCGAGGATTTGCCCGAGGAGGTCCGGGCCGCGCCTCCCAGCCTCGTACCCACCGGCAACCCCCGCCGGCTGGAGGACATGGAGAAGGAGTACATCCTCGCGGTGCTGTCGCAGAACGGCGGCAACCGCGCGCGCACCGCCGAGCAGCTCGACATCGGCGTGGCCACGCTCTACCGCAAGCTCAAGCAGTACGGGCACCCCGAGGCCGCCCACTGA
- a CDS encoding S1 family peptidase, translating into MRAGSRRWLACAGALGVLALAACDGGAPEDDTPLDVEDVAAATVTLEPGHCAGVVVEDGHHALTAAHCVQPRETRVDLSFIDGQRLGGTYVHVDRGRDVAVIRLDSRAPVRALEVADALPTPGEPLVFTGRNDRPGDAQEALLERLGRCPSLPEVPAALFTTMRGQPGDSGAPLVDSRMQVVGLVHGGAACRIATPTAGLGTLVEELSRGGPTLAHQGTAPSR; encoded by the coding sequence ATGCGCGCGGGCTCGAGGCGATGGCTGGCATGCGCGGGAGCGCTGGGCGTCCTGGCGCTGGCGGCCTGCGACGGAGGCGCCCCGGAGGACGACACCCCTCTGGACGTGGAGGACGTGGCGGCCGCCACGGTGACGCTGGAGCCGGGCCACTGCGCGGGCGTGGTGGTGGAGGACGGGCACCATGCCCTCACCGCGGCACACTGCGTCCAGCCACGGGAGACGCGGGTGGACCTGTCCTTCATCGACGGACAGCGGCTCGGTGGCACCTACGTCCACGTGGACCGGGGCCGGGACGTGGCCGTCATCCGGCTGGATTCCCGGGCACCGGTGCGGGCGCTGGAGGTGGCGGACGCGCTGCCCACGCCGGGTGAGCCACTGGTCTTCACGGGCCGGAACGACAGGCCCGGCGACGCCCAGGAGGCCCTGCTGGAGCGGCTGGGACGCTGCCCCTCGCTGCCGGAGGTGCCGGCCGCCCTCTTCACCACGATGCGGGGCCAGCCGGGGGACTCGGGCGCCCCGCTGGTGGACTCGCGGATGCAGGTGGTGGGGCTCGTCCACGGGGGCGCGGCGTGCCGCATCGCCACGCCCACCGCCGGGCTGGGCACGCTCGTGGAGGAACTGTCCCGGGGCGGCCCGACGCTGGCGCACCAGGGCACGGCGCCGTCCCGCTAG
- a CDS encoding DUF1751 domain-containing protein, whose protein sequence is MRPMRSFGGRGGGGLPGLETTASKLAAALVAGSILYHLTKGGQGGLLLLLPDFVFSRLFLWQPLTYGFIEASPFGIIFGAIITWSIGGYLESIWGGKRLLLVAVGVTVLAGVLTSLLAMVVPGATVQAYTGGNVMTTVLWVAYGLSIGRGETNFWGIPLSGNALAGVGAGFVVLMAIIGPWQARCRTCSRWAWCSPTCAAPTRAG, encoded by the coding sequence ATGCGACCGATGCGCAGCTTCGGCGGTAGGGGTGGAGGCGGGCTGCCCGGCCTGGAAACGACGGCGTCCAAGCTGGCCGCCGCGCTGGTGGCTGGCTCCATCCTGTACCACCTCACCAAGGGCGGGCAGGGAGGCCTGCTGCTGCTGCTGCCGGACTTCGTCTTCAGCCGGCTCTTCCTCTGGCAGCCGCTCACCTACGGGTTCATCGAGGCGAGCCCCTTCGGCATCATCTTCGGCGCCATCATCACCTGGTCCATTGGCGGCTACCTGGAGTCAATCTGGGGAGGCAAACGCCTGCTGCTGGTGGCGGTGGGCGTCACCGTGCTGGCGGGCGTGCTCACGTCGCTGCTGGCCATGGTGGTGCCCGGGGCGACGGTGCAGGCGTACACCGGTGGCAACGTCATGACGACGGTGCTGTGGGTGGCGTATGGCCTGAGCATCGGCCGGGGTGAGACGAACTTCTGGGGCATCCCCCTGTCGGGCAACGCGCTGGCGGGCGTGGGCGCGGGCTTCGTGGTGCTGATGGCCATCATCGGGCCGTGGCAGGCCAGGTGCCGGACCTGCTCGCGCTGGGCATGGTGTTCGCCTACGTGCGCGGCGCCAACCCGCGCCGGCTGA
- the alc gene encoding allantoicase: MHAPEEGKLRVGFTELIDLAAEHVGGRALLASDEFFAGKENLLKPGRGVFIPGKYTEQGKWMDGWESRRKRVPGHDWCILQLGLPGVVRGVDIDTNHFLGNFPEFASVDALEVEGTPSPESLVDAKWTRILPQLRLQGGSRNLFPIASEQRWTHLRLNIYPDGGVARLRVHGEVRPDFERLTRASGTVDLAAAEHGGTVVAFNDAFFGGKDNLILPGRAANMGEGWETRRKRTLPGFDWIVVKLAVPGTVQKVEVDTAHYKGNFPESASLEGCYLREPVVDFANAHDIAWTELLPRTKLQADHRHFYESELRAQGPFTHVRLKIFPDGGVSRLRVHGRPA; the protein is encoded by the coding sequence ATGCACGCACCCGAAGAGGGCAAACTGCGCGTTGGCTTCACCGAGCTCATCGACCTCGCGGCCGAGCACGTCGGCGGCCGGGCCCTGCTGGCCAGTGATGAGTTCTTCGCGGGCAAGGAGAACCTCCTGAAGCCCGGCCGGGGCGTCTTCATCCCCGGCAAGTACACCGAGCAGGGCAAGTGGATGGACGGCTGGGAGTCGCGCCGCAAGCGCGTGCCGGGCCATGACTGGTGCATCCTCCAGCTCGGCCTGCCGGGCGTGGTGCGCGGCGTGGACATCGACACCAACCACTTCCTCGGCAACTTCCCCGAGTTCGCCTCGGTGGACGCGCTGGAGGTGGAGGGCACGCCTTCGCCCGAGTCGCTGGTGGACGCGAAGTGGACGCGCATCCTCCCGCAGCTCCGGCTGCAGGGCGGCTCGCGCAACCTGTTCCCGATTGCCAGCGAGCAGCGGTGGACGCACCTGCGCCTCAACATCTACCCGGACGGCGGCGTGGCGCGCCTGCGCGTGCACGGCGAGGTGCGGCCGGACTTCGAGCGCCTCACGCGTGCGAGTGGCACGGTGGACCTGGCGGCGGCGGAGCACGGCGGCACGGTGGTGGCCTTCAACGACGCCTTCTTCGGCGGCAAGGACAACCTCATCCTCCCGGGCCGCGCGGCCAACATGGGCGAGGGCTGGGAGACGCGCCGCAAGCGGACGCTGCCCGGCTTCGACTGGATTGTGGTGAAGCTCGCCGTGCCGGGCACCGTGCAGAAGGTGGAGGTGGACACCGCGCACTACAAGGGCAACTTCCCGGAGTCCGCGTCGCTGGAGGGCTGCTACCTGCGCGAGCCGGTGGTGGACTTCGCCAACGCGCACGACATCGCATGGACGGAGCTCTTGCCGCGCACGAAGCTGCAGGCGGACCACCGGCACTTCTACGAGTCCGAGCTGCGCGCGCAGGGCCCCTTCACCCACGTGCGCTTGAAAATCTTCCCCGACGGCGGCGTCAGCCGGCTGCGGGTGCACGGGCGGCCGGCATGA
- a CDS encoding acetyl-CoA C-acetyltransferase, producing the protein MKSVSKTEEIYFLSGKRTPFGTYGGSLKDLSATDLAVESAKAAFAQAKVSPGDVQHVVYGNVVQTSSDAIYLPRHVGLRTGVPVPVPALGVNRLCGSGFQAFVTAAELMLTEQASCVLAGGTESMSQAPHVIRGARWGLPLGKGGLEDMLWTALTDSYTGQPMALTAEQLAVDYSLTQDQVDEYAVLTQKRFAAAQEAGRFNDEIAPITLKGKKGDTVVSRDEHNRPDTTVEGLRKLPKVFKKDGVVHAGAASGICDGAGSMVMATRSFVEKHGVKPIARLVNWGISGCDPKIMGIGPAPAIRQLLERAQCKLSDVDLFEVNEAFAPQFLAVEKELGLPRDRTNVNGGAIAVGHPLGASGARITTTLVYELKRRGARYGIGSACIGGGQGIAVLVEAL; encoded by the coding sequence ATGAAGAGCGTGTCCAAGACCGAGGAGATCTACTTCCTGTCCGGCAAGCGCACCCCATTCGGAACCTATGGGGGCAGCCTGAAGGACCTCAGCGCCACCGACCTCGCCGTGGAGTCCGCGAAGGCCGCCTTCGCCCAGGCGAAGGTGTCTCCCGGGGACGTCCAGCACGTCGTGTACGGGAACGTGGTGCAGACCAGCTCGGATGCCATCTACCTGCCGCGCCACGTGGGCCTGCGCACCGGCGTGCCCGTCCCCGTGCCCGCCCTCGGCGTCAACCGGCTGTGCGGCTCCGGCTTCCAGGCCTTCGTCACCGCGGCCGAGCTGATGCTCACCGAGCAGGCGAGCTGTGTGCTGGCCGGCGGCACCGAGTCCATGAGCCAGGCCCCCCACGTCATCCGAGGTGCCCGCTGGGGCCTGCCGTTGGGCAAGGGGGGGCTCGAGGACATGCTCTGGACGGCCCTCACCGACAGCTACACCGGTCAGCCCATGGCGCTCACCGCCGAGCAGCTCGCGGTGGACTACTCGCTCACGCAGGACCAGGTGGACGAGTACGCCGTCCTCACCCAGAAGCGCTTCGCCGCCGCGCAGGAGGCGGGCCGCTTCAACGACGAGATTGCCCCCATCACCCTCAAGGGGAAGAAGGGCGACACCGTCGTCTCGCGCGACGAGCACAACCGCCCGGACACCACGGTGGAGGGCCTGCGCAAGCTGCCCAAGGTCTTCAAGAAGGACGGCGTGGTGCATGCGGGCGCGGCCAGCGGCATCTGCGACGGCGCGGGCTCCATGGTGATGGCGACCCGGAGCTTCGTGGAGAAGCACGGCGTGAAGCCCATTGCCCGGCTGGTCAATTGGGGCATCTCCGGGTGCGACCCGAAAATCATGGGCATTGGCCCCGCGCCGGCCATCCGCCAGCTGCTGGAGCGCGCGCAGTGCAAGCTGTCCGACGTGGACCTCTTCGAGGTCAACGAGGCCTTCGCGCCGCAGTTCCTCGCGGTGGAGAAGGAGCTGGGCCTGCCGCGGGACAGGACGAACGTCAATGGCGGTGCCATCGCCGTGGGCCACCCGCTGGGGGCGTCCGGGGCTCGCATCACCACCACGCTGGTGTACGAGCTGAAGCGCCGCGGTGCTCGCTATGGTATCGGGTCGGCCTGCATCGGTGGCGGCCAGGGCATCGCGGTACTGGTCGAGGCGCTCTGA
- a CDS encoding response regulator transcription factor: MKPKVLIVENSWTMRETLRLLLSGEFDCTTAADGESGLAQALAHPPDVLLSDVNMDGMDGYELCRRFRAEPSLKDIPVVFVSGYPPRDLGPPDQPRPDVYLVKPVKPPVLIAQIHALLRRDGGFPPPAQAVGRKV, translated from the coding sequence GTGAAGCCAAAGGTTCTCATCGTCGAGAACTCGTGGACGATGCGGGAGACGCTGCGCCTCCTGCTGTCCGGCGAGTTCGACTGCACCACGGCAGCCGACGGTGAGTCGGGGCTCGCGCAGGCGCTCGCCCACCCTCCGGACGTGCTGCTGTCCGATGTGAACATGGACGGGATGGACGGCTACGAGCTGTGCCGCCGCTTCCGCGCCGAGCCGTCGCTGAAGGACATCCCCGTCGTCTTCGTCAGCGGCTACCCGCCCCGCGACCTGGGCCCTCCGGACCAGCCCCGGCCGGACGTGTACCTCGTCAAGCCGGTGAAGCCGCCGGTCCTCATCGCCCAGATCCACGCCCTGCTGCGCAGGGACGGGGGTTTCCCTCCTCCCGCCCAGGCCGTGGGCCGCAAGGTCTGA
- a CDS encoding protein kinase domain-containing protein, protein MVVTGRYQVEGLLGEGGMGRIWLASDLHEKRRVALKEMQVPAGLTAAKTEELVLMFRHEFFAMKKLQHPGTLKVFDWGMTEAGNRFITMEVVDGKDLSSLVGDEPLDTRTLYRVLIQMAQVLAFLHSRLYVHCDIKASNVRITRSGAVKLMDFGVMHQLGTPSPGRLKGTLEYLAPEWQRGASIDGRADLYSLGVMAYYLVTRRLPFKRNTPAALLADHLTRPPPRPSTLCPVDSQLEELILLLLAKDPRERFQDAGELLEALCHASGEPLPEEPLSARASYLHVPEVVGRGAELEALMNGLAEADWGQSRAVLIGAPAGVGKTRLLQEFELQAKLAELPFGRGQCRAEGQAPLVPISQALRSLVPHTPVEMMERLSPKLSRLLPGLGGTEGGPAPQAVGEEKLAFFGALAEWVQALGRQMTLVLCFEDLHWADSATLEVLNVLIRTLHGTRGMVVGTFRSGELSRLSLAFQTVDEKLTTRMDLEPLAAEHVGTLVELVLPGLSVPAGFVARLHATTGGNAFFATECLRALVEADALKRVGGRWSAAEGLDTRPLPPSIQDAVLARLATAPPEQVALLRRLAPAGRSLDLPMVRALAELPEVELFAVLDGIVERQFLQEVEGRYVFTHDTVHQAVYDSTPESERRVAHGQVALALQTLHSQRPDLSRTVGWHYLRSSEPELAIGPLLDAGRAAIEAQALLEATLLLKEAAALLEAAPDFPGRDRLLLRIWVTMVEVGYASDPPTSLAFAEKLFAHWASTVDVEEGRRQAVEALEAACAAPEAERPARLRELFREREADAYASPADVFWKQAELQILQGMALAIVGRTADLSALLTRVQAEQPEVSPYRAGVLLSPAVLCAYTGRFAGVLETQYEQLARLRGLREAMGRLPRRLAWALGMGGYMMNMNLALRGEPLDAQATRDGYAVAEAHGFTDVRAFHLFSLVTRAAFTGDAAAFVPAFTEKTDLVRRLGNPRLMERNLAIFTPPYYLERGEHEHVAAVVARAETLAGVLPGDRWLQCHVQVYQACRDVLFEDAASARRSLPKALEAAREGGLRMETLLRVYQSRFEREQGNLLAASEAAEAALTRALDPVLANPWDEIVARRAVAVLLPGEEGAVHLRRALALAELTGNVLQMGLVRLALAEREPASEASVVELEAAEALFTEARATSLLSLTSSVRGALQRRAGVRQSA, encoded by the coding sequence ATGGTGGTGACGGGGCGCTACCAGGTGGAGGGGCTGCTCGGTGAGGGGGGCATGGGCCGCATCTGGCTCGCGTCGGACCTGCACGAGAAGCGCCGCGTGGCGCTCAAGGAGATGCAGGTCCCCGCGGGGCTGACGGCGGCGAAGACGGAGGAGCTGGTGCTGATGTTCCGGCACGAGTTCTTCGCGATGAAGAAGCTGCAGCACCCCGGCACCCTGAAGGTCTTCGACTGGGGGATGACGGAAGCCGGCAACCGCTTCATCACCATGGAGGTGGTGGACGGGAAGGATTTGAGCTCGCTGGTGGGCGACGAGCCGCTCGACACGCGCACGCTCTACCGGGTGCTCATCCAGATGGCGCAGGTGCTGGCCTTCCTGCACTCGCGGCTGTACGTGCACTGCGACATCAAGGCCAGCAACGTGCGCATCACCCGCTCCGGCGCGGTGAAGCTGATGGACTTCGGGGTGATGCACCAGCTGGGCACGCCCAGCCCCGGCCGGCTCAAGGGCACGCTGGAGTACCTGGCCCCGGAGTGGCAGCGCGGCGCGAGCATCGACGGGCGCGCGGACCTGTACTCGCTGGGGGTGATGGCCTACTACCTCGTCACCCGGCGGCTGCCCTTCAAGCGCAACACGCCCGCGGCGCTGCTCGCGGACCACCTGACGCGCCCGCCGCCGCGGCCGTCCACCCTCTGCCCCGTGGACTCGCAGCTGGAGGAGCTGATTCTCCTGCTGCTGGCCAAGGACCCGCGCGAGCGCTTCCAGGACGCCGGTGAGCTGCTGGAGGCGCTCTGCCACGCCAGCGGCGAGCCGCTGCCGGAGGAGCCGCTGTCCGCGCGCGCCAGCTACCTGCACGTGCCGGAGGTGGTGGGGCGCGGCGCGGAGCTGGAGGCGCTGATGAACGGGCTGGCCGAGGCGGACTGGGGCCAGTCGCGCGCGGTGCTCATCGGCGCGCCCGCGGGCGTGGGCAAGACGCGGCTGCTCCAGGAGTTCGAGCTGCAGGCGAAGCTGGCGGAGCTGCCCTTCGGACGCGGGCAGTGCCGCGCGGAAGGGCAGGCGCCGCTGGTGCCGATTTCCCAGGCGCTGCGCAGCCTCGTGCCGCACACGCCGGTGGAGATGATGGAGCGGCTGTCGCCGAAGCTCTCGCGGCTGCTGCCCGGGCTGGGGGGGACGGAGGGCGGGCCGGCGCCGCAGGCGGTGGGCGAGGAGAAGCTGGCCTTCTTCGGCGCGCTGGCCGAGTGGGTGCAGGCGCTGGGGCGCCAGATGACGCTGGTGCTGTGCTTCGAGGACCTGCACTGGGCGGACAGCGCCACGCTGGAGGTGCTCAACGTCCTCATCCGCACGCTGCACGGCACGCGCGGCATGGTGGTGGGCACGTTCCGCTCCGGCGAGCTGAGCCGGCTGAGCCTGGCCTTCCAGACGGTGGACGAGAAGCTCACCACGCGCATGGACCTGGAGCCGCTGGCCGCCGAGCACGTGGGCACGCTGGTGGAATTGGTGCTGCCGGGGCTGTCGGTGCCGGCGGGCTTCGTGGCGCGGCTGCACGCCACCACGGGCGGCAACGCCTTCTTCGCCACCGAGTGCCTGCGCGCGCTGGTGGAGGCGGACGCGCTCAAGCGCGTGGGTGGGCGGTGGAGCGCGGCGGAGGGGCTCGACACGCGGCCATTGCCGCCCAGCATCCAGGACGCGGTGCTGGCCAGGCTGGCCACCGCGCCGCCGGAGCAGGTGGCGCTGCTGCGGCGGCTGGCACCCGCGGGGCGCAGCCTGGATCTGCCCATGGTGCGCGCGCTGGCGGAGCTGCCCGAGGTGGAGCTGTTCGCGGTGCTGGACGGAATCGTCGAGCGGCAGTTCCTCCAGGAGGTGGAGGGGCGCTACGTCTTCACGCACGACACCGTGCACCAGGCCGTCTACGACAGCACGCCGGAGTCCGAGCGGCGGGTGGCGCACGGCCAGGTGGCGCTGGCGCTGCAGACGCTGCACTCGCAGCGGCCCGATTTGTCACGCACGGTGGGCTGGCACTACCTGCGCTCGTCGGAGCCGGAGCTGGCCATTGGCCCGCTGCTGGACGCGGGCCGGGCGGCGATTGAAGCGCAGGCGCTGCTGGAGGCCACGCTGCTGCTGAAGGAGGCGGCGGCCCTGCTGGAGGCCGCGCCGGACTTCCCGGGGCGCGACAGGCTGCTGCTGCGCATCTGGGTGACGATGGTGGAGGTGGGCTACGCGAGCGACCCGCCCACCTCGCTGGCCTTCGCGGAGAAGCTCTTCGCGCACTGGGCGTCCACGGTGGACGTGGAGGAGGGACGGCGGCAGGCGGTGGAGGCGCTGGAGGCGGCATGTGCCGCGCCCGAGGCGGAGCGCCCCGCGCGGCTGCGGGAGCTGTTCCGCGAGCGCGAGGCGGATGCGTACGCGTCGCCCGCGGACGTCTTCTGGAAGCAGGCGGAGCTCCAGATTCTGCAGGGCATGGCGCTGGCCATCGTCGGGCGCACGGCGGACCTGTCGGCGCTGCTGACGCGCGTGCAGGCCGAGCAGCCGGAGGTGTCGCCCTACCGGGCCGGGGTGCTGCTGTCGCCGGCGGTGCTGTGCGCGTACACGGGCCGCTTCGCGGGCGTGCTGGAGACGCAGTACGAGCAGCTGGCGCGCCTGCGCGGGCTGCGCGAGGCGATGGGCCGCCTCCCCCGGCGCCTGGCCTGGGCGCTGGGCATGGGCGGCTACATGATGAACATGAACCTGGCGCTGCGCGGCGAGCCGCTGGACGCGCAGGCCACGCGCGACGGGTACGCGGTGGCGGAGGCCCACGGATTCACCGACGTGCGGGCGTTCCACCTGTTCTCGTTGGTGACGCGCGCGGCCTTCACGGGAGACGCCGCGGCCTTCGTCCCGGCCTTCACGGAGAAGACGGACCTGGTGCGGCGGCTGGGCAACCCCCGGCTGATGGAGCGCAACCTGGCCATCTTCACGCCGCCCTACTACCTGGAGCGCGGCGAGCACGAGCACGTGGCCGCGGTGGTGGCGCGCGCGGAGACGCTGGCCGGGGTGCTGCCCGGCGACAGGTGGCTGCAGTGCCACGTGCAGGTGTACCAGGCGTGCCGGGACGTGCTCTTCGAGGACGCGGCGTCGGCGCGCAGGTCGCTCCCGAAGGCGCTGGAGGCGGCCCGCGAGGGTGGCCTGCGCATGGAGACGCTGCTGCGCGTGTACCAGTCGCGGTTCGAGCGGGAGCAGGGGAATCTGCTGGCGGCCTCGGAGGCGGCGGAGGCCGCGCTCACGCGGGCGTTGGACCCGGTGCTCGCCAACCCGTGGGACGAAATCGTGGCCCGCCGCGCGGTGGCGGTGCTGCTGCCCGGCGAGGAGGGCGCCGTGCACCTGCGGCGCGCGCTGGCGCTGGCGGAGCTGACGGGCAACGTCCTGCAGATGGGGCTCGTGCGCCTGGCGCTGGCGGAGCGCGAGCCCGCGAGCGAGGCCTCGGTGGTGGAGTTGGAGGCCGCGGAGGCGCTCTTCACCGAGGCGCGCGCCACCAGCCTGCTGTCGCTGACGAGCTCCGTGCGAGGCGCCCTGCAGCGGCGCGCGGGTGTCCGACAGAGCGCGTAG
- the uraH gene encoding hydroxyisourate hydrolase — protein MSTLSTHVLDTHRGRPASGVPISLELQGPGGTWKELARGVTNDDGRVRDFLPQGARVEPGVYRMAFDTGVYFRAQGVKGFYPSVTVVFELTAPEEHYHVPLLLSPFGYSTYRGS, from the coding sequence ATGAGCACTCTTTCCACCCACGTCCTCGACACGCACCGGGGCCGCCCGGCCTCCGGAGTCCCCATCTCACTGGAGCTCCAGGGCCCCGGTGGCACCTGGAAGGAGCTGGCTCGCGGAGTCACCAACGATGACGGCCGCGTGCGCGACTTCCTGCCGCAGGGCGCCCGCGTGGAGCCGGGCGTCTACCGCATGGCCTTCGACACCGGCGTGTACTTCCGCGCGCAGGGCGTGAAGGGCTTCTACCCGTCGGTGACGGTGGTGTTCGAGCTCACCGCGCCGGAGGAGCACTACCACGTGCCGCTTCTGCTGAGCCCCTTCGGCTACTCCACCTACCGGGGGAGCTGA
- a CDS encoding 2-hydroxychromene-2-carboxylate isomerase, with product MAQAPLRFCLDYLSPYAYLAWTRMPALAARHGRVVEPVPVLLAGFLNALGSTGPAEIPPKRVYVFKHTSRIAHEFGVPLVPPPSHPFNPLLALRVTAAVEDLEARGRLVSALFDSTWGGGKGSETPEAVAAAIQVAGLDAPALLAAAQTPAVKDRVRRNTEEALAAGAFGVPSVLADGELFFGVDSLGHLERFLRGEDPLSKVDLERWRDLPSSASRR from the coding sequence ATGGCCCAAGCCCCCCTGCGCTTCTGTCTGGACTACCTGTCCCCCTACGCCTACCTCGCGTGGACGCGCATGCCCGCCCTCGCCGCGCGCCATGGCCGTGTCGTGGAGCCCGTGCCCGTGCTGCTGGCGGGGTTCCTCAATGCGCTCGGCAGCACGGGGCCCGCGGAGATTCCGCCCAAGCGCGTCTACGTCTTCAAGCACACGTCCCGCATCGCCCATGAGTTCGGCGTGCCGCTGGTGCCGCCGCCGTCGCATCCGTTCAACCCGCTGCTCGCGCTGCGGGTGACCGCGGCCGTGGAGGACCTGGAGGCCCGGGGCCGGCTGGTGTCCGCCCTCTTCGACTCCACCTGGGGAGGAGGGAAGGGCTCCGAGACACCCGAGGCCGTGGCCGCCGCCATCCAGGTCGCCGGGTTGGATGCGCCCGCGCTGCTCGCCGCCGCGCAGACGCCGGCGGTCAAGGACCGCGTGCGCCGCAACACGGAGGAGGCGCTCGCCGCGGGCGCGTTCGGCGTGCCTTCCGTCCTCGCGGATGGGGAGCTGTTCTTCGGCGTGGACTCGCTCGGCCACCTGGAGCGGTTCCTGCGTGGCGAGGACCCCCTCTCCAAGGTGGACCTGGAGCGCTGGCGCGACCTGCCCTCCAGCGCGTCCCGGCGTTGA
- the uraD gene encoding 2-oxo-4-hydroxy-4-carboxy-5-ureidoimidazoline decarboxylase — MSALERLNKLLASEARAELMRCCGSSRWADGMVRARPFQDAEHLFAEAAWLWKQTGPEDWREAFTHHPRIGDVSQLRAKFAATANWSSQEQGGVSGADEAVLQGLAEGNAEYEKRFGFIFLVCATGKSAAEMLGLLRARLDNAPDEELRIAAEEQAKITRIRLEKLLAS, encoded by the coding sequence ATGAGCGCGCTCGAGCGGCTCAACAAGCTGCTGGCGTCGGAGGCCCGCGCGGAGCTGATGCGCTGCTGCGGCTCCTCGCGCTGGGCGGACGGCATGGTGCGGGCGCGGCCCTTCCAGGACGCGGAGCACCTGTTCGCGGAGGCCGCGTGGCTCTGGAAGCAGACGGGGCCGGAGGACTGGCGCGAGGCCTTCACGCACCACCCGCGCATCGGCGACGTGTCCCAGCTCCGGGCGAAGTTCGCCGCCACCGCCAACTGGTCCTCGCAGGAGCAGGGCGGGGTGAGTGGCGCGGACGAGGCGGTGCTGCAGGGGCTGGCCGAGGGCAACGCCGAGTACGAGAAGCGCTTCGGCTTCATCTTCCTGGTGTGCGCCACCGGGAAGAGCGCGGCGGAGATGCTGGGCCTGCTGCGCGCACGCCTGGACAACGCTCCGGACGAGGAGCTGCGCATCGCCGCGGAAGAGCAGGCGAAAATCACCCGCATCCGACTGGAGAAGCTGCTGGCGTCATGA